Proteins co-encoded in one Diprion similis isolate iyDipSimi1 chromosome 13, iyDipSimi1.1, whole genome shotgun sequence genomic window:
- the LOC124414190 gene encoding replication stress response regulator SDE2, producing the protein MNMSEVQITVGISRKTICSIEEGVTAEEIGQRVAQLTGLGVDDFYILHNGRLVRGTDLCEDGVAAIVPRLPGGKGGFGSMLRAIGAQIEKTTNREACRDLSGRRLRDINEEKRLKSWIDKQATREEEAAERKKRKLERLCAQPKHEFKDKNYENERSTLTEKVGDAVEEGFKMAMAGSSGVKRKNPSNGQGGRKKLALDSDIDSDELGSSSDDNSDLDSASDVRVKSGSISFPETHGSQNASQVKSNDAKVDDTTNSKKPQDPGEASEGHIPVSDENRINRSTQSLVNEAHDDSLAVSSEVRDKQTYVSQLTASNSLYTHVVQGNIKNAPRCSRSIALTDVLRFAEAKQANYR; encoded by the exons ATGAATATGTCGGAGGTACAGATCACTGTTGGAATTTCACGGAAGACTATCTGCAGCATCGAGGAAGGTGTTACAGCTGAGGAGATTGGACAGAGAGTCGCTCAGTTGACG GGGTTAGGAGTGGATGATTTTTACATCTTGCACAACGGTCGTCTCGTCCGAGGCACCGACCTTTGCGAAGATGGAGTAGCTGCAATCGTTCCGCGCCTTCCTGGGGGGAAGGGGGGTTTTGGATCTATGCTGCGAGCCATCGGCGCTCAAATTGAGAAGACTACCAATCGGGAAGCGTGTCGCGATCTCAGCGGACGCCGCTTGAGAGATATCAACGAGGAGAAGAGATTGAAGTCTTGGATTGACAAGCAAGCGACTAGAGAAGAGGAGGCTGccgagagaaagaagagaaaacttGAGAGGCTCTGCGCTCAGCCCAAACATGAGTTCAAGGATAAAAACTATGAGAACGAACGCTCGACTTTGACGGAGAAAGTGGGCGATGCGGTTGAAGAGGGATTCAAAATGGCCATGGCTGGAAGTTCCGGGGTAAAGAGGAAAAATCCAAGCAACGGCCAAGGCGGCAGAAAGAAATTGGCTTTGGACTCGGATATCGACTCCGATGAACTTGGAAGCTCTTCCGACGACAACTCTGACTTGGATTCTGCTTCGGATGTGAGAGTAAAATCTGGCTCTATCTCATTCCCGGAGACACACGGCTCGCAAAATGCGAGCCAAGTTAAATCCAACGACGCAAAGGTAGACGATACTACAAACTCTAAAAAACCTCAGGACCCTGGCGAAGCGTCGGAAGGTCACATTCCAGTTTCCGATGAAAATCGTATCAATCGCTCGACCCAATCTTTGGTAAACGAAGCTCATGACGATAGTCTCGCAGTTTCGAGTGAAGTACGGGACAAGCAAACT TACGTGTCA CAACTGACCGCGAGCAACTCGCTTTACACCCATGTAGTACAAggtaatattaaaaatgcCCCCAGGTGCAGCAGGAGTATAGCATTAACCGATGTCTTACGGTTCGCCGAAGCAAAACAAGCGAATTATCGCTGA
- the LOC124414191 gene encoding uncharacterized protein LOC124414191 produces the protein MKERSGAVSSKSVSHHDRMQPFLWVSIIFILWNVGSFVATDITEHPRWMLLEHERCGNSNADRIIGGKNASLGAYPWIARIGYNEAPTNHSSEKNELTYKCGGSLINKLYIVTAAHCVADLPVKLKVAGIRLGEHNTATDPDCENNFCGEPVQDFEPEQIDGKSTSTPSSNTATWNLSSNPLLPSSCGQDLTQRLVGGEKADIYEFPWMALLEYTKPTGRTHACGGVLISKRYVMTAAHCIKGKDLPPSWKLEGVRLGEYDTSTDIDCIQASETQKLCIDPVVTVGIEQKIVHEDYRPQSRDQTNDIALLRLSRDVTFTNYIRPICLPSSASMTERFFYIAGWGKTETRSESNIKLKLKIPLADTTSCANTYQAASIRIGDTQVCAGGQRGRDSCRGDSGGPLMSVKTSGDNVYWTAVGIVSLGPSPCGMENWPGIYTRVDSFVPWILSKIRAFSSRCLIKIDSAFQSLTRMVGSSCFIAVPSGRYTIGRMYVVGQPSTFYNNDKTPPPAAASRIFYESGYRLLLDICSEAVNIYTNGSKTKLQPAAGLEYDCIKIRILHAVSSSTFRYLFYKENHSTESTRVLDTQSYHTHYQIKTSRLVGCLASIGIYRVFFLRHIGQLRMMLFYLGLIFLAISGSNGREYERFFPSEEPCQTVSGTTGDCVNINHCDQLRELLNQRRPLPSSTLSILNKSQCGFEGNLPKVCCPRNTQPEPTTTTNVPDVPDVSNEIPPPPDVTNHPNLRLLDNVRCGPITEPKIFGGNKTTVFEFPWMALIGYDVGKRDPEFRCGGSVISKRYILTAAHCVTGLSPRLRLVGVRIGEHDLSTERDCDMEEGVAIACADKYQDFLVERSYPHPGYVGKQVQAHDIALIRINGDANFQPASVRPICLPIGEAARVQRPKVIVTGWGATESGTRSENLLKVKLPVVPHSTCAKFYKNYTIDISYRQLCAGGSNGMDSCSGDSGGPMQFPGSYINGQPRYIQYGIVSFGPKRCGIEGFPGVYTSVPYYMDWILDTMTD, from the exons atgaAAGAACGTTCGGGCGCCGTATCATCGAAGTCTGTTTCCCATCACG ACAGAATGCAGCCCTTTTTATGGGTTTCGATCATTTTCATCCTATGGAATGTCGGCTCCTTCGTTGCAACGG ACATCACCGAGCATCCTCGCTGGATGCTACTCGAGCATGAAAGATGCGGTAACAGCAACGCCGATCGAATAATAGGTGGAAAAAATGCATCCCTCGGAGCTTATCCGTGGATAGCGCGGATAGGTTACAACGAAGCTCCCACTAACCATAGCAGTGAAAAGAACGAGCTGACCTACAAGTGTGGCGGATCGTTGATCAACAAATTGTACATTGTCACGGCTGCTCATTGCGTTGCTGATCTACCGGTCAA ATTGAAAGTGGCCGGTATCCGTCTTGGAGAGCACAATACGGCGACAGATCCGgactgtgaaaataatttctgtgGTGAACCGGTGCAGGATTTTGAGCCAGAACAGATA GATGGGAAGAGCACGTCAACGCCATCGTCGAATACTGCCACCTGGAATCTCTCGTCGAATCCGCTTCTTCCAAGCTCTTGCGGACAGGATCTGACCCAGAGACTCGTCGGAGGCGAGAAGGCGGACATATACGAGTTCCCATGGATGGCTCTTCTGGAGTACACTAAAC ctacCGGAAGAACACACGCCTGCGGGGGAGTCTTGATAAGCAAGCGTTACGTGATGACCGCGGCCCACTGCATCAAGGGTAAGGACCTCCCACCTAGCTGGAAACTCGAAGGAGTCCGGCTTGGCGAGTACGACACGAGCACAGATATTGACTGCATCCAGGCCTCCGAGACGCAGAAACTCTGCATCGACCCCGTTGTGACGGTCGGCATAGAGCAAAAGATCGTACACGAAGATTATAGGCCACAGTCCCGGGACCAGACCAACGACATCGCTCTCCTCAGGCTCTCGCGCGACGTCACATTCACGAACTACATACGCCCGATATGTCTGCCCTCAAGCGCCTCGATGACCGAGAGGTTCTTCTACATCGCAGGTTGGGGAAAGACTGAGACCAGATCCGAGTCTAACATCAAGCTGAAGCTCAAAATTCCTCTCGCCGATACGACCAGTTGCGCCAACACCTATCAGGCGGCGTCGATCCGCATCGGAGATACTCAAGTTTGCGCCGGAGGTCAGCGAGGACGCGATTCTTGCCGGGGCGATTCCGGGGGACCCTTGATGTCCGTGAAGACGAGCGGCGACAATGTCTATTGGACGGCCGTCGGTATAGTCTCCTTGGGTCCGTCGCCTTGCGGCATGGAAAACTGGCCGGGCATATACACCAGAGTTGACAGCTTCGTACCCTGGATACTTTCTAAGATTAGGGCGT TCTCGTCACgatgtttaataaaaatcgattctgcATTTCAATCGCTTACACGCATGGTTGGAtcttcttgttttatcgctgtGCCCAGCGGTCGGTATACGATTGGTCGAATGTATGTCGTTGGCCAACCTTCGACCTTTTACAATAACGACAAAACACCTCCTCCCGCTGCAGCTAGTCG GATATTTTATGAAAGTGGTTACAGACTCTTACTCGACATCTGCTCAGAAGCAGTGAATATTTACACAAACGG ttcgaaaacaaaattgcAACCCGCAGCTGGCCTTGAATACGATTGTATAAAGATTCGAATACTGCATGCGGTTTCATCGTCGACATTTCGTTATCTGTTTTATAAGGAAAATCATTCCACAGAGAGTAC CCGCGTACTCGACACTCAATCATATCACACTCATTATCAAATTAAAACATCGCGGCTAGTTGGTTGTTTAGCCTCGATCGGGATTTACCGGGTATTCTTTTTGCGACACATCGGCCAACTGCGGATGATGCTGTTCTACTTGGGACTTATATTCCTTGCGATTTCGGGATCCAATGGACGTGAGtatg AAAGGTTTTTTCCCTCAGAAGAACCATGCCAGACCGTCTCGGGTACCACAGGCGACTGCGTCAACATCAACCATTGCGATCAGCTTCGGGAGCTGTTGAATCAACGCCGACCATTGCCAAGCTCAACCTTGAGTATTCTAAACAAATCCCAGTGTGGATTCGAGGGAAATCTGCCGAAGGTTTGCTGCCCACGGAACACGCAG CCTgaaccgacgacgacgacgaacgtCCCAGACGTACCAGATGTTAGTAACGAAATTCCACCGCCACCGGACGTCACGAATCATCCGAATCTGCGATTGCTCGACAACGTACGTTGCGGACCGATTACCGAGCCGAAAATCTTCGGGGGCAACAAAACTACGGTCTTTGAATTTCCGTGGATGGCATTGATCGGATACGACGTCGGGAAAAGAGATCCCGAGTTCAGGTGTGGAGGTTCCGTGATTTCCAAACGATACATCTTGACTGCCGCCCATTGCGTTACCGGTCTGAGTCCCCGGCTCCGGTTGGTGGGCGTCCGAATAGGTGAACACGACCTCAGCACAGAGCGTGACTGTGACATGGAGGAAGGGGTCGCAATCGCCTGCGCCGACAAGTATCAGGACTTTTTGGTCGAAAGGTCTTACCCCCATCCTGGATACGTTGGGAAACAGGTACAAGCTCACGATATAGCGCTCATCAGAATTAACGGGGATGCTAATTTCCAACCGGCCAGCGTCCGGCCGATTTGTTTACCGATTGGGGAGGCCGCGAGGGTCCAGCGACCAAAG GTAATCGTTACTGGATGGGGTGCGACCGAGTCGGGTACCAGAAGTGAAAATCTGCTAAAGGTGAAGCTGCCGGTGGTGCCCCATTCCACGTGCGCCAAGTTTTACAAGAACTACACGATTGATATATCGTACAGGCAACTATGTGCTGGTGGTTCGAACGGAATGGACTCCTGCTCAGGAGACAGCGGGGGTCCCATGCAATTTCCGGGATCATATATCAACGGCCAACCGAGATATATTCAGTACGGAATCGTTAGTTTTGGACCAAAGCGTTGCGGAATCGAAGGATTCCCCGGGGTCTACACGAGCGTCCCTTACTACATGGACTGGATCCTTGACACAATGACCGACTAA